Proteins encoded by one window of Ictidomys tridecemlineatus isolate mIctTri1 chromosome 7, mIctTri1.hap1, whole genome shotgun sequence:
- the Scx gene encoding basic helix-loop-helix transcription factor scleraxis, with the protein MLRSAPPGRYLYPEVSPLSEDEDHGSESSGSDEKPCRVHAARCGLQGARRRAVGRRAGGGGPGPGGRPGREPRQRHTANARERDRTNSVNTAFTALRTLIPTEPADRKLSKIETLRLASSYISHLGNVLLVGEACGDGQPCHSGPTFFHAARTGSPPPPPPPPPPPAPPARDGENAQPKQICTFCLSNQRKLSKDRDRKTAIRS; encoded by the exons ATGCTACGCTCGGCACCGCCGGGCCGCTACCTGTACCCCGAGGTGAGCCCGCTGTCTGAGGATGAGGACCACGGCAGCGAGAGCTCGGGCTCGGACGAGAAGCCCTGCCGCGTGCATGCGGCGCGCTGCGGCCTCCAGGGCGCCCGGCGGCGGGCCGTGGGCCGGCGGGCCGGGGGTGGTGGGCCGGGGCCCGGGGGGCGGCCGGGTCGCGAGCCCCGGCAGCGGCACACGGCGAACGCGCGCGAGCGGGACCGCACCAACAGCGTGAACACGGCCTTCACGGCGCTGCGCACGCTCATCCCCACCGAACCCGCCGACCGCAAGCTCTCCAAGATCGAGACGCTGCGCCTGGCCTCCAGCTATATCTCGCACCTGGGCAACGTGCTGCTGGTGGGCGAGGCCTGCGGCGATGGGCAGCCGTGCCACTCCGGACCCACCTTCTTCCATGCGGCACGCACcggcagccccccacccccgccgcctccgccgccgccgccagccCCGCCAGCCCGAGATGGCGAGAATGCGCAGCCCAAACAGATCTGCACCTTCTGCCTCAGCAACCAGAGAAAGTTG aGCAAAGACCGAGACAGAAAAACGGCAATTCGGAGTTAG